One window from the genome of Blastopirellula retiformator encodes:
- a CDS encoding Hsp70 family protein produces the protein MAKHQEEPALLDEEAPSRYVVGIDLGTTNSAVAFVDTEAAPGQLQSFSIPQIVASQQVEARSTLPSFHYEAAKSEFTTDALKLPWSKRDETYCVGMFARDHGVTVPSRVINSAKSWLSHTGVDRTAALLPWHGASDLEKLSPLTVSARLLAHVRAAWNAAHPDYPLERQDIVLTLPASFDEIARELTVAAAAEAGLKRVVLIEEPQAAFYAWLDKHKENWESLVSPGQTILVCDIGGGTSDFTLIRVRQGEDGKVQFHRVAVGEHLILGGDNLDLTLATYLEQKLTGGGKLSPAEWSTLVRRSRVAKEEMLGDNAPAEMTINLPASGSKLIGGGRQVTITKEEVEQVLVDGFLPGGAIETPLEKRSSGFQEFGLPFANDPAITRHLSAFLRSHRHVLDEEDATAVRPDVVLFNGGFFESTRLRGKLIEEINAWFRPADPQYDLQILDNDQLDLAVARGAAYYGLVRRGEGVRIAANLARTYYIGVGQDDQGRPQALCILPATTQPGEEIDLQERTFRLRISEPVEFPLFVSSIRLIDKAGEIVTVDQEQIRSLPPIRTVLRAKRRSEATEVAVKLHARLTEIGTIELWCDEQESDRKWRLQFDVRSATQTDVAAHVSNREAEGVLDEEIWSALQSNLTATFGDAPTHKPQKLLYTLEATSEMPRDQWPASLLRRIWGELLDLEPGRRRSSSHEIRWLNLAGFALRPGYGLALDDWRVSETWKALQGKVAHNDANCRTQSWILWRRIAGGLSRGQQQAVAQPLILALKALHRRIMTGQGTATFTPSESLEAWRLLGSLELLDVPTKIEIGGWIVDLLGKPKMASARSAMAWALGRLGSRTPVYGPLNLVVSADRAADWLSALYRDAQRDPMDLLAVMQIARRTDDRYRDLSEGERGEAARWLEGENAPVHFARIVREGGALDTEERDQVFGEALPIGLTL, from the coding sequence GTGGCGAAACATCAGGAAGAGCCGGCGCTGCTCGATGAAGAAGCGCCGAGTCGTTACGTCGTGGGGATCGATCTGGGCACCACCAACTCGGCGGTCGCCTTTGTCGACACCGAGGCTGCGCCCGGTCAACTGCAATCGTTCTCGATCCCGCAGATCGTCGCTTCCCAACAGGTCGAAGCCCGCTCGACACTCCCCTCGTTTCACTACGAAGCGGCCAAGAGCGAGTTTACGACTGACGCGTTGAAGCTTCCCTGGAGCAAGCGAGACGAGACCTACTGCGTCGGCATGTTTGCCCGCGATCATGGCGTGACCGTGCCATCGCGGGTAATTAACTCGGCCAAAAGCTGGCTCTCTCACACCGGCGTCGATCGCACCGCCGCGCTGTTGCCGTGGCATGGCGCCTCGGATCTGGAAAAGCTGTCGCCGCTGACCGTCAGCGCTCGCCTATTGGCTCACGTGCGAGCAGCCTGGAACGCCGCGCACCCAGATTATCCGCTGGAGCGGCAAGACATTGTGCTGACGCTGCCGGCTTCGTTTGACGAAATCGCGCGAGAGTTGACCGTCGCCGCCGCGGCGGAAGCGGGGCTGAAGCGGGTCGTGTTGATCGAAGAGCCGCAGGCCGCGTTCTATGCCTGGCTCGACAAGCACAAAGAGAACTGGGAATCGCTCGTTTCGCCGGGGCAGACCATCTTGGTCTGCGACATCGGCGGCGGCACCTCCGACTTCACGCTGATCCGCGTTCGTCAGGGAGAAGATGGCAAGGTTCAATTTCACCGCGTGGCGGTGGGCGAGCATCTGATCCTCGGCGGCGATAACCTCGACTTGACGCTCGCAACCTACCTGGAACAAAAACTTACCGGCGGCGGCAAGCTGTCGCCGGCCGAGTGGTCGACGCTGGTTCGTCGTTCACGAGTCGCCAAAGAAGAGATGCTGGGCGACAACGCGCCGGCCGAGATGACGATCAACCTGCCGGCCAGCGGATCGAAGCTGATCGGCGGCGGTCGTCAAGTGACGATCACCAAAGAAGAGGTCGAACAGGTCCTGGTCGACGGCTTTTTGCCAGGCGGCGCCATCGAGACGCCGCTGGAGAAGCGAAGCTCCGGCTTTCAAGAGTTCGGCCTGCCGTTCGCCAACGATCCAGCGATCACCCGGCATTTGTCGGCGTTTCTTCGCAGTCATCGGCATGTGCTGGACGAGGAAGACGCGACGGCGGTCCGCCCCGACGTGGTGCTGTTTAACGGCGGGTTCTTTGAGTCGACCCGGTTGCGGGGCAAATTGATCGAGGAGATCAACGCCTGGTTCCGCCCGGCCGATCCCCAGTACGACCTGCAGATTCTCGACAACGATCAGCTGGACCTGGCCGTTGCCCGGGGCGCCGCCTACTACGGCTTGGTCCGCCGCGGCGAGGGCGTCCGAATCGCCGCGAACCTGGCCCGCACGTATTACATTGGCGTCGGCCAAGATGATCAGGGACGCCCCCAGGCGCTCTGCATCTTGCCGGCGACCACCCAACCGGGCGAAGAGATCGACCTGCAAGAGCGGACCTTCCGGCTGCGGATTTCGGAACCAGTCGAGTTCCCACTGTTCGTCTCCAGCATTCGCCTGATCGACAAAGCGGGCGAAATCGTCACGGTCGACCAAGAGCAAATCCGCTCGCTGCCGCCGATCCGTACCGTTTTGCGGGCCAAGCGCCGAAGCGAAGCGACCGAAGTCGCCGTCAAACTGCATGCCCGGCTGACCGAGATCGGCACGATCGAGCTGTGGTGCGACGAACAAGAGAGCGACCGCAAGTGGCGCCTGCAGTTTGATGTCCGTAGCGCCACGCAAACCGACGTCGCAGCGCATGTCTCGAATCGGGAAGCGGAAGGGGTGCTCGACGAAGAGATCTGGTCGGCGCTGCAATCTAACCTAACCGCGACCTTCGGCGACGCGCCGACGCACAAACCACAGAAACTGCTCTACACGCTCGAAGCGACCAGCGAGATGCCGCGCGATCAGTGGCCCGCCAGCTTGCTCCGCCGCATCTGGGGCGAACTGCTTGACCTAGAGCCTGGCCGTCGCCGGAGCAGCAGTCATGAGATCCGCTGGCTCAACCTCGCCGGCTTCGCGCTGCGGCCCGGGTATGGTTTGGCGCTCGATGACTGGCGGGTTTCAGAAACCTGGAAGGCGCTGCAAGGCAAGGTCGCCCACAACGACGCCAATTGCCGCACCCAGTCATGGATCTTGTGGCGGCGGATCGCCGGCGGACTAAGCCGAGGGCAGCAACAAGCGGTCGCGCAGCCGTTGATCTTGGCGCTGAAGGCCCTGCATCGCCGCATCATGACCGGGCAGGGGACCGCGACGTTTACGCCGTCAGAGTCGCTCGAAGCATGGCGTTTGCTGGGGAGTCTGGAACTGCTGGATGTCCCTACGAAGATCGAGATCGGCGGGTGGATCGTCGACCTGCTCGGCAAGCCGAAAATGGCTTCGGCCCGTTCGGCGATGGCCTGGGCTTTGGGCCGTTTGGGAAGCCGTACGCCGGTCTATGGTCCACTGAACCTGGTCGTCTCGGCCGATAGGGCCGCTGATTGGCTAAGCGCCCTCTACCGGGACGCCCAGCGTGACCCGATGGACCTGCTGGCGGTGATGCAAATCGCCCGCCGGACCGACGATCGGTATCGGGATCTTTCGGAGGGAGAACGAGGCGAAGCGGCACGTTGGTTGGAGGGGGAAAACGCCCCCGTTCACTTCGCCCGGATCGTACGCGAAGGAGGGGCCCTCGATACGGAAGAACGGGACCAGGTGTTTGGCGAAGCGCTGCCGATCGGCCTGACCTTATAA
- a CDS encoding Hsp70 family protein — MPANFVVGIDLGTTNSVVAYAPLESEQAEVELLELPQLIAANTVDNRHSLPSFCYLGGDAEKSQQSLDLPWAADRDFAVGEIARRQSADAPDRTVGGAKSWLSHHKVDRQAPILPWNAPEGMPKISPVEATRRYLEHLVAAWNAKFPESPLAEQTVVLTVPASFDASARELTREAATGAGLPDTLVLLEEPQAAVYAWLNHWDDKWRKQLKVNDRLLICDVGGGTTDLTLVEVDEEGGELSLRRVAVGNHLLVGGDNMDLALAFDVSTLFADKGVNLDPWQSVSLWHSCRAAKESLLQDEGAEAHPVSVLGRGSKLIGGTVTVDVPRDRAMQLLLDGFFPKCGADAHPERGHASGFQELGLPYESDPAITRHLATFLQAHRDDENKPVTHVLFNGGVFKSDAFQDRLMEVLADWSSEAPQRLAGPHDLDYAVARGATYYGWAKKHGGIRIRGGTARAYYIGVERAGLAIPGAPRPLNLVNVVPIGMEEGTSIHVPSQEVGLVVGETAKFRFFSSPIRKDDQPGLALQRWEEEEISETDPLETLLTKDEAIQESYVPVNFESKITELGQLELWCVSPRTGGRWKLEFNVREDD; from the coding sequence ATGCCTGCCAACTTCGTCGTTGGAATTGACCTGGGGACGACCAACAGCGTCGTCGCGTACGCTCCGCTCGAGAGCGAGCAGGCCGAGGTCGAGTTGCTGGAACTGCCGCAACTGATCGCCGCCAACACCGTCGACAACCGCCACTCGCTGCCGTCGTTTTGCTATCTCGGCGGCGATGCCGAGAAATCACAGCAATCGCTCGATCTGCCCTGGGCCGCAGATCGCGACTTCGCCGTCGGCGAAATCGCCCGGCGCCAATCGGCCGATGCCCCCGATCGGACCGTAGGCGGCGCCAAGAGCTGGCTGTCGCACCACAAGGTCGATCGCCAGGCGCCGATCTTGCCCTGGAACGCGCCGGAAGGTATGCCGAAAATCTCGCCGGTCGAAGCGACCCGCCGTTACCTGGAACATCTGGTCGCCGCCTGGAACGCCAAGTTCCCCGAATCGCCGCTAGCCGAACAAACGGTCGTGCTGACCGTGCCGGCGTCGTTTGACGCCAGCGCTCGGGAACTGACGCGCGAAGCGGCCACCGGCGCCGGATTGCCCGACACGCTGGTCCTGCTCGAGGAACCGCAGGCCGCCGTCTATGCCTGGCTGAACCACTGGGACGACAAGTGGCGGAAGCAACTGAAGGTGAACGATCGCCTGTTGATCTGCGACGTCGGCGGCGGTACGACCGACTTGACGCTGGTCGAAGTCGACGAAGAAGGTGGCGAGCTGTCGCTCCGCCGCGTCGCGGTCGGCAATCACTTGCTGGTCGGCGGCGACAACATGGACTTGGCGCTGGCGTTTGACGTCTCGACGCTGTTCGCCGACAAGGGCGTCAACCTCGACCCGTGGCAATCGGTATCGCTCTGGCACTCGTGCCGCGCCGCCAAAGAATCGCTGCTGCAAGACGAAGGCGCCGAAGCGCACCCGGTCTCGGTCTTGGGACGCGGCAGCAAGTTGATCGGCGGAACCGTGACCGTCGACGTCCCGCGCGATCGCGCTATGCAGCTGTTGCTGGACGGCTTTTTTCCGAAGTGCGGCGCCGACGCCCATCCCGAACGCGGGCACGCTTCCGGCTTCCAGGAACTGGGACTGCCGTACGAGTCGGACCCGGCTATCACGCGTCACCTGGCGACGTTCTTGCAAGCCCATCGCGACGACGAGAACAAGCCGGTCACGCACGTGTTGTTCAACGGCGGCGTGTTCAAAAGCGACGCCTTCCAAGATCGCCTGATGGAAGTGTTGGCCGATTGGTCGAGCGAAGCGCCGCAGCGTTTAGCCGGGCCGCATGACCTGGACTACGCCGTCGCCCGCGGCGCCACATACTATGGCTGGGCGAAAAAGCATGGCGGCATTCGGATCCGCGGCGGCACTGCCCGGGCCTATTACATCGGGGTCGAGCGAGCCGGCCTGGCGATTCCCGGGGCGCCCCGTCCGCTGAACCTGGTCAACGTCGTGCCGATCGGCATGGAAGAGGGAACGTCGATTCACGTTCCGTCGCAAGAGGTTGGCCTGGTCGTGGGCGAGACCGCCAAGTTCCGCTTCTTCTCGTCGCCGATCCGCAAAGACGATCAGCCTGGGCTGGCGCTGCAGCGGTGGGAAGAAGAGGAGATCTCGGAAACCGATCCGCTCGAGACGCTGCTCACCAAGGACGAGGCGATTCAAGAATCGTACGTGCCGGTCAACTTCGAATCGAAGATTACCGAACTGGGGCAGTTGGAGCTGTGGTGCGTAAGCCCGCGAACCGGCGGACGCTGGAAACTGGAGTTCAACGTACGCGAAGACGACTAG
- a CDS encoding DUF2760 domain-containing protein, with the protein MGTAISLFFKVLFNSETAEKAQTVLLPSPSGQAAKLEEKPATPPKPEVHPGVDALVLLAALQREARFLDLFQEDLSSFADAQIGAAVRDVHRDTKATLDRIFGITRLRSEEEGTTIEVPADSNRLELRLVGSVGATPPSSARLVHAGWKATRCELPKWNGEPEAAKILAPAEAEV; encoded by the coding sequence TTGGGTACTGCCATCAGTTTGTTCTTTAAGGTCCTGTTCAACTCCGAAACGGCGGAAAAAGCGCAGACCGTGCTCCTTCCTTCGCCCAGCGGCCAGGCCGCCAAGCTCGAAGAGAAGCCGGCGACCCCGCCGAAACCGGAAGTCCATCCCGGCGTCGATGCGCTCGTGTTGCTCGCCGCGCTGCAGCGAGAGGCCCGCTTCCTCGACTTGTTTCAGGAAGACCTAAGCAGTTTTGCAGACGCACAAATCGGGGCCGCGGTTCGCGACGTTCATCGAGATACCAAAGCGACGCTCGACCGGATCTTCGGCATTACGCGGCTGCGGAGCGAAGAAGAAGGGACCACGATCGAGGTTCCAGCCGACTCCAATCGGCTCGAATTACGGCTGGTCGGATCGGTCGGCGCAACGCCGCCGTCGAGCGCCCGCCTGGTGCATGCGGGCTGGAAGGCGACTCGCTGCGAATTGCCCAAATGGAATGGAGAGCCGGAAGCGGCCAAGATTCTTGCCCCGGCGGAAGCTGAAGTTTAG
- a CDS encoding MFS transporter yields the protein MSTVAKLEPRPPHQEERTPPSEAKPESTPKPRPDWVVRAVPFFYGWLMLPISMVAQFATSPGQTYGVSLFNTHFSRDLQLSALDVSFAYMLGTIIASLPMSLIGGLADRFGLRRSMAVVVVIFAAACLFMSQVSGVWTLFLGFLLIRMFGQGSLTLLATTSVDMWFRQRLGFAVGIRNLSMPISLALFPLITELLIENVGWRMTYVVLGLGVGGLMLPLLAIFFRNRPEDIGQLPDGASSVEDESREPSDKPLPVDLQLPQFTLGEALLTRSYWILVALMSCWAMIATALTFVMVRFLESRGLSEDEAPIIFLCTALTMAICQFIGGWLADHIKLHWLMAAGGVGLALSVICYANINSAYGCALFGLVFGAAQGVAVSGASSAWARYFGRAHLGKIKGSSMTWIVAGSAAGPYLLNLGAANLGGYEPVLWLFTAIFASLAVACLFCTPPHVKYPGPEF from the coding sequence ATGTCGACCGTCGCCAAATTGGAGCCGAGACCGCCGCACCAGGAAGAGCGCACCCCGCCCTCCGAAGCGAAGCCGGAATCGACGCCAAAGCCGCGACCGGATTGGGTGGTGCGCGCCGTGCCGTTCTTCTACGGCTGGTTGATGCTGCCGATCTCGATGGTCGCCCAGTTTGCGACCAGCCCGGGGCAGACCTACGGCGTCTCCCTGTTCAACACGCATTTCTCCCGCGATCTGCAGCTGAGCGCGCTCGACGTTTCGTTCGCCTACATGCTGGGGACGATCATCGCCTCGCTGCCGATGTCGTTGATCGGCGGGCTCGCCGACCGGTTTGGCCTGCGGCGATCGATGGCCGTGGTGGTGGTTATCTTTGCCGCCGCCTGTTTGTTTATGTCGCAGGTGAGCGGCGTCTGGACGTTGTTTCTCGGCTTCCTGCTGATTCGGATGTTTGGGCAAGGTTCGCTGACGCTGCTGGCGACCACGTCGGTCGATATGTGGTTCCGCCAGCGTTTGGGGTTCGCGGTCGGCATCCGTAACCTCTCGATGCCGATTTCGCTGGCGCTCTTCCCGCTGATCACCGAACTGCTGATCGAAAACGTCGGCTGGCGGATGACCTACGTGGTGCTCGGCCTGGGCGTGGGCGGCCTGATGCTGCCGCTGTTGGCGATCTTCTTCCGCAATCGTCCCGAAGATATCGGACAGCTGCCCGATGGCGCAAGCAGCGTGGAGGATGAGTCGCGCGAGCCGAGCGACAAGCCGCTGCCGGTTGACCTGCAACTTCCGCAATTCACCCTGGGCGAGGCGTTGTTGACCCGGTCGTATTGGATTCTCGTGGCGCTGATGTCGTGCTGGGCGATGATCGCGACGGCCTTGACCTTTGTGATGGTGCGTTTTTTGGAAAGCCGCGGCCTGAGCGAAGACGAGGCGCCGATCATTTTCCTCTGCACCGCTTTGACGATGGCGATCTGCCAGTTTATCGGCGGTTGGCTCGCCGACCATATCAAGCTGCACTGGTTGATGGCTGCTGGCGGCGTGGGGCTGGCGCTCAGCGTGATTTGCTACGCCAATATCAACTCGGCTTACGGCTGTGCGCTGTTTGGCCTGGTCTTTGGGGCCGCGCAGGGAGTCGCCGTCTCGGGGGCCAGCAGCGCGTGGGCCCGGTATTTCGGACGAGCCCATCTCGGTAAGATTAAGGGGAGCTCGATGACGTGGATCGTCGCCGGCAGCGCCGCGGGCCCCTATTTGTTAAATCTGGGGGCCGCCAATCTGGGCGGCTACGAGCCGGTGTTGTGGCTGTTCACGGCGATCTTTGCGTCGCTGGCGGTCGCGTGCCTGTTCTGCACGCCGCCGCACGTGAAGTATCCCGGCCCCGAGTTCTAA
- a CDS encoding alpha/beta fold hydrolase, whose product MTAVDEYFDSDGVKIRYVEQGYGEPVVLMHGFTRNIEHGWVNYKLLDHLSELYRVIAMDARGHGKSDKPHEDVYGRQMYADVARLLDHLKIESANLVGYSMGGRMALNATIHYPERVRSTLLLAAGAGRPGDAIELWDELQESLAQHGQLHPLMKVLWSSRNPPSDRQLAAMNANLMEGNDPLALAAVARGYRELGVTSEEVASIQTPLQVVIGEEDAAAKHDADRLCEDSPHATRIIVPNADHFTLLLKPQLGNYIVDFLQQVS is encoded by the coding sequence ATGACTGCCGTGGATGAGTACTTCGATAGCGACGGCGTAAAGATTCGCTATGTCGAGCAAGGTTACGGCGAGCCGGTCGTGCTGATGCATGGCTTTACCCGCAACATCGAGCATGGCTGGGTAAACTACAAGCTTCTCGATCATCTGAGCGAGCTGTATCGCGTCATCGCGATGGACGCTCGGGGACATGGCAAGAGCGATAAGCCGCACGAAGATGTCTACGGTCGGCAGATGTACGCCGACGTTGCGCGATTGCTCGACCATCTGAAGATCGAGTCGGCCAATCTGGTCGGCTACTCGATGGGAGGCCGGATGGCGCTGAACGCGACCATTCATTATCCAGAGCGGGTCCGGTCAACGCTGCTGTTGGCGGCCGGCGCCGGTCGCCCCGGCGACGCCATCGAGCTGTGGGACGAATTGCAGGAGTCGCTCGCCCAGCATGGCCAGTTGCATCCGCTGATGAAGGTGCTGTGGTCGAGTCGCAATCCGCCCAGCGATCGTCAATTGGCGGCGATGAACGCCAACCTGATGGAAGGGAACGACCCGCTTGCCTTGGCCGCGGTCGCGCGGGGCTATCGTGAGCTGGGCGTCACGTCGGAAGAGGTCGCCAGCATCCAGACGCCGCTGCAGGTGGTGATTGGCGAAGAAGATGCCGCCGCCAAGCACGACGCCGATCGTCTCTGCGAAGACTCGCCCCACGCGACCCGCATCATCGTCCCCAATGCCGACCATTTCACGCTGCTCTTGAAGCCGCAACTTGGCAACTACATTGTCGACTTCCTGCAACAAGTCTCGTAA
- a CDS encoding AAA domain-containing protein: MAKLHLESLPHGTTSGGVFKLLIEEAGVANRDIGRIQLQRRTVAVELPGDICGRAQRKLAETTPELVAWVEPDEIETPAIFRQFEQCLHWEAQEQQERIANDPSALRLKGLRLQDQWSALGGRVVCKLTGKNPQASLPMHGLRVGTPIVLLSSGGEDRARGVVTRLTSASIEVAIGDVWEGEEDKLAVAISTDDVARGRQERALLKAASASGNRTAELRDVLLEQQAPAFDPPDPSLKSARLNDSQQAAVQLALSARDFAIIHGPPGTGKTITLAEIVQAAVARGEKVLACAPSNLAVDNLVERFWACGVKAVRLGHPARVSESLHDALLESLVREHPDAKLADKLVSEAKTLFRKADRFTRAKPAPGEKKSLREEARALLEDAARIQQQTLERLLDDAPVVCCTLTGVDDDLLGARQFDLTVIDEACQTTEPACWIPVSRSQRLVIAGDHCQLPPTVVSQKAEATGFGVSLLERLIARYPKAALRLERQYRMHNHIMEFSSLEFYDGALEADATVAGHTLSDLITADEIWAKPVQFIDTAGADYHEAKDDSSSRTNPREAELAVRKVNQLLALDLRPEQIAVVTPYAAQVRLLRESLPAGVECDSVDGFQGREQEVVICSLVRSNENGEIGFLADVRRMNVAMTRAKRKLIVIGDSSTIGGNEFYGRLLEYVEAIDAYHSVWEEME, translated from the coding sequence ATGGCCAAGCTCCATCTCGAATCGCTTCCTCACGGCACGACCAGCGGCGGCGTCTTCAAACTGTTGATCGAAGAGGCGGGCGTCGCCAATCGTGATATTGGCCGCATCCAATTGCAGCGCCGGACCGTGGCGGTCGAACTGCCTGGCGACATCTGCGGGCGGGCTCAGCGAAAACTGGCCGAAACGACGCCCGAGTTGGTCGCGTGGGTCGAGCCCGACGAGATCGAGACGCCGGCGATATTTCGCCAGTTCGAGCAATGCCTACATTGGGAAGCGCAAGAACAACAAGAGCGGATCGCCAATGATCCTTCCGCGCTGCGACTGAAGGGCCTACGTCTTCAGGATCAATGGTCGGCGCTTGGCGGACGCGTCGTGTGTAAGCTGACCGGCAAGAACCCGCAAGCGTCGCTCCCGATGCATGGACTGCGGGTCGGCACGCCGATCGTGCTGCTTTCTAGCGGCGGCGAAGATCGGGCCCGCGGCGTGGTGACGCGGCTTACTTCCGCTTCCATTGAAGTTGCGATCGGCGACGTCTGGGAAGGAGAAGAAGACAAGCTGGCGGTCGCGATCTCGACCGATGACGTCGCCCGCGGTCGGCAAGAGCGGGCGCTGCTGAAGGCGGCGTCGGCCAGCGGCAATCGAACGGCCGAGTTGCGGGACGTGCTATTGGAACAGCAAGCACCGGCGTTCGACCCGCCCGACCCAAGTCTGAAATCGGCCCGACTGAATGACTCACAACAAGCGGCCGTGCAATTGGCCCTTTCCGCCCGCGACTTTGCGATCATTCATGGACCGCCCGGTACCGGAAAAACTATCACGTTGGCCGAGATCGTCCAGGCCGCCGTCGCCCGGGGCGAAAAGGTGTTGGCCTGCGCCCCCAGTAACCTGGCGGTGGATAACCTGGTCGAGCGGTTTTGGGCCTGCGGTGTGAAAGCGGTCCGGCTTGGTCACCCCGCTCGCGTAAGCGAGTCGCTGCATGATGCTCTGCTCGAATCTCTTGTCCGTGAACATCCCGACGCGAAGCTCGCCGACAAACTGGTTAGCGAAGCGAAGACGTTGTTTCGCAAAGCCGATCGATTCACCCGCGCCAAACCGGCGCCTGGCGAAAAGAAATCGCTGCGGGAGGAAGCCCGGGCTTTGCTCGAAGACGCGGCCCGCATTCAACAGCAAACGCTCGAACGGTTGCTCGATGACGCCCCAGTCGTTTGCTGCACGCTGACCGGCGTCGATGACGATCTGCTGGGCGCCCGGCAGTTTGATTTGACGGTGATTGACGAAGCCTGCCAGACGACCGAGCCCGCCTGTTGGATCCCCGTTTCGCGGAGCCAACGGCTGGTGATCGCCGGCGACCATTGCCAGTTGCCGCCGACAGTCGTTTCGCAAAAGGCGGAAGCGACCGGCTTTGGGGTGAGTTTGCTAGAGCGGCTGATCGCTCGCTATCCGAAAGCGGCGCTGCGGCTGGAGCGACAATACCGGATGCATAACCACATCATGGAGTTCAGTTCGCTCGAGTTTTACGATGGCGCCCTCGAAGCGGACGCGACGGTCGCTGGCCACACGCTGTCTGATCTGATCACGGCCGACGAGATCTGGGCCAAACCGGTGCAGTTTATCGACACGGCCGGCGCCGACTATCACGAGGCGAAGGACGACAGCTCCAGCCGCACCAATCCGCGCGAAGCGGAGTTGGCGGTTCGCAAAGTGAACCAGCTGCTCGCCCTCGATCTGCGGCCGGAGCAGATCGCGGTGGTGACTCCTTATGCGGCCCAGGTTCGCCTGTTACGCGAGAGCCTGCCGGCGGGGGTCGAGTGCGATTCGGTCGACGGGTTCCAGGGGCGCGAGCAGGAAGTGGTGATCTGCTCGCTGGTGCGGTCGAACGAAAATGGCGAGATCGGCTTTCTGGCTGACGTCCGTCGGATGAACGTCGCCATGACCCGGGCTAAACGGAAGCTGATCGTGATCGGCGACAGCTCGACAATCGGGGGGAACGAGTTCTACGGCCGACTGCTCGAATATGTCGAAGCAATCGATGCCTACCACTCTGTCTGGGAGGAAATGGAATAG
- a CDS encoding Gfo/Idh/MocA family protein, with protein sequence MTHSVASRRQFLKTSAVAAAGLAVAPAFVPSTAFGANERIITGHIGLGGQGRGNLGKFIKNAVAICDVDSKHAEQAAKTVNDKAGTKCEIYGDYRKVLDRKDIDAVVISTPDHWHALPTIHACEAGKDVYCEKPLTLTVVEGRKIVDAARANKRIVQTGSQQRSSSNFRKACELVRSGYLGKLQQVLVGIPGPNHPGKPVADSDPPSELDYDFWLGPAPQRPYNKNHVHYNFRFFWDYSGGQMTNWGAHHIDIAHWGMGVDDSGPISVDGKATFHPQNWHDVTETCRITYVYPNDVTMILGQRQKDVRLGTTFIGEKGKIFVNRGKFEATPDEIGEIKLTDSDVRLYNSSNHHGNFLDCIKSRELPICDAEIGHRTATACHLGNISCRLGRKFAWDAKTETISGDDEAASMLSRPYRQPWELT encoded by the coding sequence ATGACGCATTCTGTCGCGAGTCGTCGTCAGTTTCTGAAGACGTCGGCGGTTGCGGCGGCCGGTCTGGCTGTCGCCCCCGCGTTTGTTCCCTCGACGGCGTTTGGCGCCAACGAGCGAATCATTACCGGTCACATCGGTTTGGGCGGCCAAGGTCGCGGTAACCTCGGCAAGTTCATCAAGAACGCCGTCGCCATCTGCGACGTCGACAGCAAGCATGCCGAGCAGGCCGCTAAGACGGTCAATGACAAGGCCGGTACGAAGTGCGAAATCTACGGCGACTACCGCAAGGTGCTCGATCGCAAAGATATCGACGCGGTCGTGATCTCGACCCCCGACCATTGGCACGCCCTGCCGACCATCCATGCCTGTGAAGCGGGCAAAGACGTCTACTGCGAAAAGCCGCTGACGCTGACCGTGGTCGAAGGTCGCAAGATCGTCGACGCCGCCCGGGCCAACAAACGGATCGTGCAAACCGGTTCGCAGCAGCGCTCGTCCAGCAACTTCCGCAAGGCGTGCGAACTAGTTCGCTCTGGCTATCTCGGCAAACTGCAGCAAGTCTTGGTTGGCATCCCTGGCCCCAACCATCCGGGCAAACCGGTCGCTGACTCCGATCCGCCGTCGGAACTCGATTACGACTTCTGGCTCGGCCCGGCGCCGCAGCGTCCGTACAACAAGAACCACGTTCATTACAACTTCCGCTTCTTCTGGGATTACTCGGGCGGTCAGATGACCAACTGGGGCGCTCACCATATCGACATCGCCCACTGGGGGATGGGAGTGGACGACAGCGGCCCGATCTCGGTCGACGGCAAGGCGACGTTCCATCCGCAGAACTGGCACGACGTCACCGAAACCTGCCGCATCACCTACGTCTATCCGAACGACGTGACGATGATCCTGGGCCAAAGGCAGAAGGACGTCCGGCTCGGCACGACCTTCATCGGCGAAAAAGGAAAAATCTTCGTCAATCGCGGCAAGTTTGAAGCGACCCCGGACGAAATTGGCGAAATCAAGCTGACCGATAGCGACGTTCGCCTCTACAACAGCTCGAACCACCATGGCAACTTCCTCGACTGCATCAAGAGTCGCGAACTGCCGATCTGCGATGCGGAAATTGGTCACCGGACCGCGACCGCTTGCCACCTGGGCAACATTTCGTGCCGTCTGGGCCGCAAGTTCGCGTGGGACGCCAAGACCGAAACGATCTCGGGCGACGACGAAGCGGCGTCGATGCTGTCCCGTCCCTATCGCCAACCGTGGGAGTTGACCTAA